A single genomic interval of Ramlibacter pinisoli harbors:
- a CDS encoding branched-chain amino acid ABC transporter permease → MRIGTARQTYAADAALFDTPTQRAWLAVLAVALLGFPFLASEYWLYLACLVAIHILSATGLNILTGYTGLVSLGQAAFMGVGAYTVAILQQRWGVPSLLSLAAAGLAALLLGLLVGLPSLRVKGLYLAIATIAAGVLAHFAFSHFTTVTGGSAGLTVRPASVLGIALEDSFRFYWLVLPLTAAGLLGSANLLRTRIGRAFIAIRDRDISAEVLGIPLLRYKLLAFAISSFYAGVAGGLYAFFFRAITPETFPLVLSIFFLAAIIVGGLGTVLGSILGALFMTLVPEVLKSVMGWLPLSGNATLYLSPVRTIVFGALIVLFLVFEPLGLAEVWRRVRRTFHLWPFRT, encoded by the coding sequence ATGCGCATCGGCACCGCCCGGCAGACCTACGCCGCCGACGCGGCGCTGTTCGACACGCCGACGCAGCGCGCCTGGCTCGCCGTGCTGGCCGTGGCGCTGCTGGGGTTCCCGTTCCTGGCCTCCGAGTACTGGCTGTACCTCGCCTGCCTGGTCGCCATCCACATCCTCAGTGCCACCGGGCTGAACATCCTCACCGGCTACACCGGCCTGGTCAGCCTGGGGCAGGCGGCGTTCATGGGCGTCGGCGCGTACACGGTCGCCATCCTGCAGCAGCGCTGGGGCGTGCCCTCGCTGCTGTCGCTGGCGGCCGCGGGCCTGGCCGCGCTGCTGCTGGGCCTGCTGGTCGGCCTGCCCTCGCTGCGCGTCAAGGGCCTGTACCTCGCGATCGCCACCATCGCGGCCGGCGTGCTGGCGCACTTCGCCTTCTCGCACTTCACCACGGTGACGGGCGGCTCGGCCGGCCTGACGGTCAGGCCGGCGTCGGTGCTGGGCATCGCGCTGGAAGACTCGTTCCGCTTCTACTGGCTGGTGCTGCCGCTCACGGCTGCCGGCCTGCTCGGGTCGGCCAACCTCCTGCGCACCCGCATCGGCCGTGCCTTCATCGCGATCCGCGACCGCGACATCTCGGCCGAGGTGCTGGGCATCCCGCTGCTGCGCTACAAGCTGCTCGCGTTCGCGATCTCCTCGTTCTACGCCGGCGTGGCCGGCGGCCTGTACGCCTTCTTCTTCCGCGCCATCACGCCGGAGACCTTCCCGCTGGTGCTGTCGATCTTCTTCCTGGCCGCGATCATCGTCGGCGGCCTGGGCACGGTGCTGGGCAGCATCCTGGGCGCGCTGTTCATGACGCTGGTTCCCGAGGTGCTCAAGTCCGTGATGGGCTGGCTGCCGCTGTCGGGCAACGCCACGCTCTACCTCTCGCCGGTGCGCACGATCGTGTTCGGCGCCCTGATCGTCCTGTTCCTCGTCTTCGAGCCGCTGGGCCTGGCCGAAGTGTGGCGGCGCGTGCGCCGCACGTTCCACCTGTGGCCCTTCCGCACCTGA
- a CDS encoding ABC transporter ATP-binding protein: MDRLTLSFGGVRALDEVSFSVAPGSITSVIGPNGAGKTSVFNTISGFYRPGGGSVRFAGQDITRLAPPRRAALGLARTFQNIALFRGLTVLDNIKLGRHCHLKTGALGALFYSPAARHEEEALREEIEERIIDFLEIDHIRKAPVGALPYGLQKRVELARALAMKPRLLLLDEPVAGMNREETEDMARFILEVRREWGVTVLMVEHDMGMVMDLSDHVAVLNFGRVIAQGLPKDVQGNPDVVKAYLGSGDVAQLRARFRATVAA; the protein is encoded by the coding sequence GTGGACCGGCTCACGCTGTCCTTCGGCGGCGTCCGGGCGCTCGACGAGGTGTCGTTCTCGGTGGCGCCGGGCTCCATCACCTCGGTGATCGGCCCCAACGGCGCCGGCAAGACCTCGGTCTTCAACACCATCTCCGGCTTCTACCGGCCCGGCGGCGGGTCGGTGCGCTTCGCCGGCCAGGACATCACGCGGCTCGCGCCGCCGCGCCGCGCCGCGCTGGGCCTGGCGCGCACGTTCCAGAACATCGCGCTGTTCCGCGGCCTCACGGTGCTGGACAACATCAAGCTGGGGCGGCACTGCCACCTGAAGACCGGCGCGCTGGGCGCGCTGTTCTACTCGCCGGCCGCGCGCCACGAGGAGGAAGCGCTGCGCGAGGAGATCGAGGAACGCATCATCGATTTCCTCGAGATCGACCACATCCGCAAGGCGCCGGTCGGCGCCCTGCCCTACGGCCTGCAGAAGCGCGTGGAGCTGGCGCGGGCGCTCGCCATGAAGCCGCGCCTGCTGCTGCTGGACGAGCCGGTCGCCGGCATGAACCGCGAGGAGACCGAGGACATGGCGCGCTTCATCCTCGAGGTGCGGCGCGAGTGGGGCGTGACGGTGCTGATGGTGGAGCACGACATGGGCATGGTGATGGACCTGTCCGACCACGTTGCCGTCCTCAACTTCGGCAGGGTGATCGCGCAGGGGCTGCCCAAGGACGTGCAGGGCAACCCCGACGTCGTGAAGGCCTACCTGGGCTCGGGCGACGTGGCGCAACTGCGCGCGAGGTTCCGCGCGACGGTGGCTGCATGA
- a CDS encoding glutaminase, with translation MPFQSLLDEIVATLRPELGRAGEVASYIPALARVPAARLGMALRTCDGEEAFAGDSAVPFSIQSISKLFMLTLAMRGLGEALWERIGREPSGNAFNSLVQLESEHGLPRNPFINAGAIAVADRLVSMFDAKAEVLALLSSLCGEAVDFDKEVATSEATTGFRNVALANFMKSFGRIDNDVADVLDVYFHCCAIRMNCLQLARAAGFLCQDGRHPYTGEQVLTERQARRVNALMLTCGTYDAAGEFAFRIGLPCKSGVGGGIVAVVPDRLALCVWSPALEPSGNSLLGIQALELFATRTGLSIF, from the coding sequence ATGCCATTCCAATCTCTGCTGGATGAGATCGTCGCCACGCTGCGCCCGGAATTGGGTCGGGCGGGGGAGGTGGCCAGCTACATCCCTGCGCTGGCGAGGGTCCCCGCCGCGCGCCTCGGCATGGCACTGCGCACTTGCGATGGCGAGGAGGCCTTTGCCGGCGACAGCGCCGTGCCGTTCTCGATCCAGAGCATCTCCAAGCTGTTCATGCTGACGCTTGCCATGCGTGGTCTCGGCGAGGCGCTGTGGGAGCGCATCGGTCGCGAGCCCTCGGGCAATGCATTCAATTCACTGGTGCAGCTCGAGTCCGAGCACGGTCTTCCGCGCAACCCGTTCATCAATGCGGGGGCGATCGCGGTCGCGGATCGGCTCGTCAGCATGTTCGACGCCAAGGCTGAAGTGCTGGCTCTGCTGTCCAGCCTGTGCGGCGAAGCGGTCGACTTCGACAAGGAAGTTGCGACGTCCGAGGCCACCACGGGATTCCGCAATGTGGCTCTCGCCAACTTCATGAAGAGCTTTGGCCGGATCGACAACGATGTTGCCGACGTGCTCGACGTGTACTTCCACTGTTGCGCCATCCGCATGAACTGCCTGCAGCTGGCGCGCGCCGCGGGTTTCCTGTGCCAGGACGGACGGCATCCGTACACGGGCGAGCAGGTCCTCACCGAGCGCCAGGCGCGACGCGTCAACGCATTGATGTTGACGTGCGGCACCTACGATGCGGCAGGAGAGTTCGCTTTCCGGATCGGCTTGCCCTGCAAGAGTGGCGTCGGCGGCGGCATCGTGGCCGTGGTGCCCGATCGCCTCGCCTTGTGCGTGTGGTCGCCAGCCCTGGAGCCCAGCGGGAACTCGCTGCTGGGCATCCAGGCGCTGGAGCTGTTCGCCACCAGGACCGGGCTCTCGATCTTCTGA
- a CDS encoding class II aldolase/adducin family protein: MNGSGVQTTTAYGTNFVSLRDEVPEAEWQARKELAACYRLMDRFGMTDMIYNHITARVPASQDRLLINLYGLLYKEITASSLVEIDLDGAVCRKPETGYGINKSGYVIHGCIHRARPDVHCIIHTHTRAGMAVAAMRCGLLPLTQTASRFHGHIAYHDFEGPAIDLAEQQRLVADLGSHNAMILRNHGLLVCGASVPQAFNLMYQLEMACRAQVDAMSAGIGQVLVPPGAVLDRAAHLYQPGTRRPYGELEWHAMLRLLEAEPGGFPSYAS; this comes from the coding sequence ATGAATGGATCGGGTGTGCAGACGACGACCGCATATGGCACCAACTTCGTGTCGCTGAGGGACGAGGTGCCCGAGGCCGAATGGCAGGCGCGCAAGGAACTGGCGGCGTGCTACCGGCTGATGGACCGGTTCGGCATGACCGACATGATCTACAACCACATCACGGCGAGGGTTCCGGCCAGCCAGGATCGGCTGCTGATCAACCTCTACGGGCTGCTGTACAAGGAGATCACGGCATCGAGCCTGGTGGAGATCGACCTCGACGGCGCCGTCTGCCGCAAGCCGGAGACCGGGTACGGCATCAACAAGTCCGGCTACGTGATCCACGGCTGCATCCACCGTGCGCGTCCGGACGTGCACTGCATCATCCATACCCACACACGCGCCGGCATGGCGGTGGCGGCCATGCGTTGCGGCCTGCTGCCCCTCACGCAGACCGCCTCGCGGTTCCACGGCCACATCGCGTACCACGACTTCGAGGGGCCGGCCATCGACCTGGCCGAGCAGCAACGCCTGGTGGCCGACCTCGGATCGCACAACGCGATGATCCTTCGCAACCATGGCCTGCTGGTCTGCGGCGCCTCCGTTCCGCAGGCTTTCAACCTGATGTACCAGCTCGAGATGGCATGCCGTGCGCAGGTGGACGCCATGTCCGCGGGGATCGGGCAGGTGCTGGTGCCGCCCGGTGCCGTCCTGGACCGCGCGGCACACCTGTACCAGCCCGGCACGCGCCGGCCCTATGGCGAGCTGGAGTGGCATGCCATGCTGCGCCTGCTCGAGGCCGAGCCGGGCGGCTTTCCCTCCTATGCGAGCTGA
- the gdhA gene encoding NADP-specific glutamate dehydrogenase — translation MHHQTLDGFLSDVAVRNPQQPEYLQAVTEVMHSLWPFIEKHPRYAEHALLERLVEPERVIMFRITWVDDHGSVRVNRGYRIQHSMAIGPYKGGLRFHPSVNLSILKFLAFEQTFKNALTTLPMGGGKGGCDFDPKGRSPGEVMRFCQAFATELFRHVGADTDVPAGDIGVGGREVGYIAGMVKKLTNRSDCVFTGKGLSFGGSLIRPEATGYGTVYFAQEMLKRQGKSFDGMRVAVSGSGNVAQYAVEKAMALGAKVVTVSDSSGTIVEENGFTAEKLAVLMDVKNHHYGRVSDYAERTHARFLRGARPWNVPVDIALPCATQNELDGEDARTLVKNGVLCVAEGANMPSTLEAIKVFEGAGVLYAPGKASNAGGVATSGLEMSQNAARLSWPREEVDARLLQIMQGIHAACVQHGAQPDGKVSYVQGANIAGFVRVADAMLAQGLT, via the coding sequence ATGCACCACCAGACCTTGGACGGCTTCCTGTCCGACGTCGCCGTCCGCAATCCCCAGCAGCCGGAATACCTGCAGGCCGTCACCGAGGTGATGCACAGCCTGTGGCCCTTCATCGAGAAGCACCCGCGCTACGCCGAACACGCCCTGCTGGAGCGCCTGGTCGAGCCCGAGCGCGTGATCATGTTCCGCATCACGTGGGTCGACGACCACGGTAGCGTGCGCGTCAACCGCGGCTACCGCATCCAGCACAGCATGGCCATCGGCCCGTACAAGGGCGGCCTTCGCTTCCATCCGTCGGTCAACCTGTCGATCCTGAAGTTCCTGGCCTTCGAGCAGACCTTCAAGAACGCGCTGACCACGCTGCCCATGGGCGGCGGCAAGGGCGGCTGCGACTTCGATCCCAAGGGCAGGAGCCCGGGCGAGGTCATGCGCTTCTGCCAGGCCTTCGCCACGGAACTGTTCCGCCACGTGGGCGCCGACACCGACGTGCCGGCGGGCGACATCGGCGTGGGCGGCCGCGAGGTCGGCTACATCGCCGGCATGGTCAAGAAGCTGACCAACCGCTCCGACTGCGTGTTCACGGGCAAGGGCCTGTCCTTCGGCGGCTCGCTGATCCGCCCCGAGGCCACCGGCTACGGCACGGTGTACTTCGCGCAGGAGATGCTCAAGCGCCAGGGCAAGAGTTTCGACGGCATGCGCGTCGCCGTGTCCGGCTCGGGCAACGTGGCGCAGTACGCCGTGGAGAAGGCCATGGCGCTGGGTGCCAAGGTGGTCACCGTGTCCGACTCCAGCGGCACCATCGTCGAGGAGAACGGCTTCACCGCCGAGAAGCTGGCGGTGCTGATGGACGTGAAGAACCACCACTACGGCCGCGTGTCGGATTACGCCGAGCGCACCCACGCCAGGTTCCTGCGCGGCGCCAGGCCCTGGAACGTGCCGGTGGACATCGCCCTGCCTTGCGCCACCCAGAACGAACTGGACGGCGAGGACGCGCGCACGCTGGTGAAGAACGGCGTGCTGTGCGTGGCCGAAGGCGCGAACATGCCGTCGACGCTGGAAGCCATCAAGGTGTTCGAGGGCGCGGGCGTGCTGTACGCGCCCGGCAAGGCCAGCAACGCCGGCGGGGTGGCCACCTCCGGCCTGGAAATGAGCCAGAACGCGGCGCGCCTGTCGTGGCCGCGCGAGGAAGTGGACGCCCGCCTGCTGCAGATCATGCAGGGCATCCACGCCGCCTGCGTGCAGCACGGGGCGCAGCCCGACGGCAAGGTCAGCTACGTGCAGGGCGCGAACATCGCCGGCTTCGTCAGGGTGGCCGACGCGATGCTGGCCCAGGGCCTGACCTGA
- a CDS encoding tripartite tricarboxylate transporter substrate-binding protein, whose translation MNSIRRVLAALAIGATCAGGTALASDAWPAKPIRIVVPTAAGGTVDIVTRLVAKGLAEDLRQPVIVDNKPSASGLIASREVAHAQPDGYTLLAVANTFVSAPAFVPQAGYDPIKDFEPVTQLCQIPMVLVVNPTVPERSVQALIERAKAHPGEVSFASSGTGSTGYIAAELFSRRAGIKMLSVSYKGNSQALVDVVGGQVMTMFDQVSTSWKYVRGKQLHALAVTTPTRSPLLPEVPTVAESGLPGYEDVTFNAILAPAGTPAPIVSRLHAAIAKVLARPALREQLSAQGIEVKSSETPQAFGEYLRSAASKYRGIAQAQ comes from the coding sequence GTGAATTCCATTCGACGTGTGCTGGCCGCCCTGGCCATTGGCGCCACCTGCGCAGGTGGCACCGCCCTGGCAAGCGATGCCTGGCCCGCCAAACCGATCCGTATCGTGGTGCCCACGGCCGCCGGTGGCACCGTGGACATCGTGACCCGCCTGGTGGCCAAGGGGTTGGCCGAGGACCTGCGGCAACCCGTCATCGTCGACAACAAGCCCAGTGCCAGCGGCCTGATCGCTTCGCGGGAGGTTGCCCACGCCCAGCCGGACGGCTACACCTTGCTGGCGGTCGCCAACACCTTCGTCTCCGCCCCCGCGTTCGTCCCGCAGGCCGGCTACGACCCCATCAAGGACTTCGAGCCGGTGACGCAGCTGTGCCAGATCCCCATGGTGCTGGTGGTCAATCCCACCGTGCCGGAGCGATCGGTCCAGGCGCTGATCGAACGCGCCAAGGCGCATCCTGGCGAAGTGTCCTTCGCATCCTCCGGCACCGGGTCCACCGGCTACATCGCGGCCGAACTCTTCAGCCGAAGGGCAGGCATCAAGATGCTGAGCGTTTCGTACAAGGGCAACAGCCAGGCGCTGGTCGACGTGGTGGGCGGCCAGGTGATGACCATGTTCGACCAGGTCAGCACCTCGTGGAAGTATGTGCGCGGCAAGCAGCTGCATGCGCTGGCGGTCACCACGCCGACGCGATCGCCGCTGCTGCCCGAGGTGCCGACGGTCGCGGAGTCCGGGCTTCCCGGGTACGAAGACGTGACGTTCAACGCGATCCTCGCGCCCGCAGGAACGCCCGCGCCCATCGTTTCGCGCCTGCATGCGGCCATTGCCAAGGTGCTGGCGCGGCCCGCGCTGCGGGAGCAACTGTCAGCCCAGGGCATCGAGGTCAAGAGCAGCGAGACCCCGCAGGCCTTCGGTGAGTACCTGCGCAGCGCTGCGAGCAAGTACCGTGGCATTGCGCAGGCTCAATAA
- a CDS encoding amidohydrolase family protein — MTAVPAPLPAGACDCHVHVFGPAASYPFAPARAYTPADAPLFALRALHRRLGMARTVIVQPSPYGSDNACLLDALAQLGDAARGVAVIDDTISGEALAAMHAAGVRGVRVNLETAGEHDPAVAGRRLMAAARRVAPLGWHVQTYTSLATLAALAGLLPDLPTTLVIDHFGRAQADLGTSQAGFDKLLSALASGRVYVKLSAPYRISRAPGYADVAPLAQALIDANPDRVLWGTDWPHPGTAAGVALRPEGITPFRDEDNARALARCLSWAGTAERVRKLLVDNPARLYMF; from the coding sequence ATGACCGCCGTTCCCGCCCCGCTCCCCGCAGGTGCCTGCGACTGCCATGTCCACGTGTTCGGCCCCGCGGCGTCGTATCCGTTTGCCCCCGCTCGCGCCTACACGCCGGCCGACGCGCCACTGTTCGCGCTGCGCGCGCTGCATCGCCGCCTGGGCATGGCCCGCACCGTCATCGTCCAGCCCAGTCCGTACGGCTCCGACAACGCCTGCCTGCTCGATGCGCTGGCGCAGCTGGGGGACGCTGCCCGGGGCGTGGCGGTGATCGACGACACGATCTCGGGCGAGGCGCTGGCCGCCATGCACGCGGCCGGCGTGCGCGGCGTGCGCGTCAACCTGGAAACCGCCGGCGAGCACGACCCCGCAGTGGCTGGCCGCCGGTTGATGGCCGCGGCCCGGCGCGTCGCGCCCCTGGGCTGGCACGTGCAGACGTACACCAGCCTGGCGACCCTGGCCGCACTGGCCGGCCTGTTGCCCGACCTGCCCACGACGCTGGTGATCGACCACTTCGGGCGCGCGCAGGCCGACCTGGGAACGTCGCAGGCCGGCTTCGACAAGCTGCTGTCGGCGCTTGCTTCGGGACGTGTGTACGTGAAGCTGTCCGCGCCGTACCGCATCTCGCGCGCGCCTGGCTACGCGGACGTTGCTCCGCTCGCGCAGGCCCTCATCGACGCCAATCCGGACCGCGTGCTGTGGGGAACGGACTGGCCGCATCCGGGAACGGCGGCGGGTGTCGCGCTCCGGCCCGAGGGCATCACGCCATTCCGGGACGAGGACAACGCGCGGGCGCTGGCGCGCTGCCTGTCGTGGGCCGGTACGGCCGAGCGCGTCCGCAAGCTCCTCGTCGACAACCCGGCGCGGCTGTACATGTTCTGA
- a CDS encoding ABC transporter substrate-binding protein, which yields MKTKRQFLATTAAAAAAAAAATLPGRVLAQARPAAQEDIVLGASVPMTGVFAFAGIGIDAGIKDYLEILNGQGGIKGRKVRYVPEDTGYKVDQSLAAFKKITGGNKVNLYYADSTGFVKAVNPEVDRMGSILMTGASFAREISNAQKYPMQFMVGPDYSEMVGILLQYIAKAKPGAKVAMVYSDTEFGKDPVDAYRADSKKLGLNPVLEIVTPPGSVDVSTEVIKLRRADPDYTIFHGYVSAPIPEFINQARAQGLKTSFMGTFWTMDNSTVMKMGPNADGFMGVMPYRYYYDTEGKAPMLERIRKMRPEYQSTAYMQGFLATMLLTEAARRCIEAGNELNGKNLKTALSSIRNFDTGGIIGVPLSIKGNSIPIGRIYKADFKQQKMLPVSDWISLQ from the coding sequence ATGAAGACCAAGCGCCAGTTCCTCGCCACCACGGCCGCCGCGGCCGCCGCGGCCGCCGCCGCCACCCTGCCCGGCCGCGTGCTCGCGCAGGCCCGGCCCGCCGCGCAGGAGGACATCGTCCTCGGCGCCTCGGTTCCCATGACCGGCGTGTTCGCGTTCGCCGGCATCGGCATCGACGCCGGCATCAAGGACTACCTGGAGATCCTCAACGGCCAGGGCGGCATCAAGGGCCGCAAGGTGCGCTACGTGCCCGAGGACACCGGCTACAAGGTCGACCAGTCGCTGGCCGCGTTCAAGAAGATCACCGGCGGCAACAAGGTCAACCTGTACTACGCCGACTCCACCGGCTTCGTGAAGGCGGTCAATCCGGAAGTCGACCGCATGGGCAGCATCCTGATGACCGGCGCCTCGTTCGCGCGCGAGATCAGCAACGCCCAGAAGTACCCGATGCAGTTCATGGTGGGCCCCGACTACAGCGAGATGGTCGGCATCCTGCTGCAGTACATCGCCAAGGCCAAGCCGGGCGCCAAGGTCGCGATGGTCTATTCCGACACCGAGTTCGGCAAGGACCCCGTCGATGCCTACCGCGCCGACAGCAAGAAGCTGGGACTGAACCCGGTGCTGGAGATCGTCACGCCGCCCGGCAGCGTGGACGTGTCGACCGAGGTCATCAAGCTGCGCCGCGCCGACCCGGACTACACCATCTTCCACGGCTACGTGTCGGCCCCGATTCCCGAGTTCATCAACCAGGCGCGTGCGCAGGGCCTGAAGACCAGCTTCATGGGCACTTTCTGGACCATGGACAACAGCACGGTCATGAAGATGGGCCCGAATGCGGACGGCTTCATGGGCGTGATGCCCTACCGGTACTACTACGACACCGAGGGCAAGGCTCCGATGCTCGAGCGCATCCGCAAGATGCGCCCCGAGTACCAGAGCACGGCGTACATGCAGGGCTTCCTGGCCACCATGCTGCTGACAGAGGCGGCGCGCCGCTGCATCGAGGCGGGCAACGAGCTCAATGGCAAGAACCTCAAGACGGCGCTCAGCTCGATCCGCAACTTCGACACCGGCGGCATCATCGGCGTGCCGCTGTCGATCAAGGGCAACTCGATCCCGATCGGCCGCATCTACAAGGCCGACTTCAAGCAGCAGAAGATGCTGCCGGTTTCCGACTGGATCAGTCTGCAGTAA
- the gcvA gene encoding transcriptional regulator GcvA, whose translation MNPQLPPLNPLRVFECAARHLSFTKAAQELHITQGAVSHQVKVLEDWLGFELFDRSSRRLRLTGGGETYAAALGGAFAQILRATQELVSTGAKQVLTVRGHTTLFVRWLIPLLPAFQSAHQDINVRLTASVEGVDFTRDAADVGIIYGDGPWPGLRNDLLFTDELTPVMAPTLAAQLPTPCTAEALLQLPLLHSNRRLQHWPDWMRAAGVTRDVAVGDMYYEDLSVIYQCATEGLGVALGQLRYLEKDLAQGRLVAPHPLVLRRRRGYHLVCPEARADEAKIACFRQWLLARTRGAVPS comes from the coding sequence ATGAATCCCCAGCTGCCGCCCCTGAACCCACTGCGGGTCTTCGAATGCGCCGCGCGCCACCTCAGCTTCACGAAGGCGGCGCAGGAACTGCACATCACGCAAGGTGCCGTGAGCCACCAGGTCAAGGTGCTGGAAGACTGGCTCGGGTTCGAGTTGTTCGACAGGAGCTCGCGGCGCTTGCGCCTGACCGGGGGCGGCGAGACCTACGCGGCGGCGCTGGGCGGTGCCTTCGCGCAGATCTTGCGTGCCACCCAGGAACTGGTGAGCACGGGGGCCAAGCAGGTGCTGACCGTGCGGGGCCACACGACCCTGTTCGTGCGCTGGCTCATCCCGTTGCTGCCCGCATTCCAGTCCGCGCACCAGGACATCAACGTGCGGCTAACGGCGAGCGTCGAAGGCGTCGACTTCACGCGCGATGCCGCGGACGTGGGCATCATCTATGGCGACGGGCCCTGGCCCGGCCTGCGCAACGACCTGCTGTTCACGGACGAACTCACGCCCGTGATGGCCCCGACACTGGCGGCGCAGCTCCCGACGCCGTGCACCGCCGAGGCATTGCTGCAATTGCCGCTGCTGCACTCCAACCGTCGACTCCAGCACTGGCCCGACTGGATGCGCGCCGCGGGCGTCACCCGCGACGTGGCGGTCGGCGACATGTACTACGAGGATCTCAGCGTCATCTACCAGTGCGCGACCGAAGGTCTCGGTGTCGCACTCGGGCAGCTGCGCTACCTAGAAAAGGACCTGGCCCAGGGCAGGCTGGTGGCGCCGCACCCGCTGGTGCTGCGGCGCCGGCGGGGCTACCACCTGGTCTGCCCGGAAGCGCGCGCCGATGAAGCGAAGATCGCCTGCTTCCGCCAGTGGCTGCTGGCGCGGACCAGGGGAGCCGTGCCGTCATGA
- a CDS encoding glycine reductase: MDTDRPIPYMQRTREWYAALGYGNPYRYAHFEDVPFQPLARPLRDCVLTLVTTAAPYQPGNGAQGPGAPYNAAAKFFTPYSLDTARDHDLRISHVAIDRQHASMEDSNCWFPLPLMRRWAQQGRFQLAARCHGAPTNRSQRHTVEVDVPVILQRCLEDGVDAAVLVPNCPVCHQTLSLTARALEAAGIATVIMGCALDIVEHVGVPRLLFSDFPLGNAAGKPHDGTSQEATLALALDLLQTATGPRTTVQSPQRWSVSADWKPDYCNPERASPAELARLRADFDAGKETARARRDLGAERR; the protein is encoded by the coding sequence ATGGACACCGACCGGCCGATCCCCTACATGCAGCGCACGCGCGAGTGGTACGCGGCGCTCGGCTACGGCAACCCGTACCGGTATGCGCATTTCGAGGATGTCCCGTTCCAGCCCCTCGCCAGGCCACTTCGCGACTGCGTCCTCACGCTGGTCACCACGGCCGCACCCTACCAGCCGGGCAACGGCGCGCAGGGGCCGGGGGCACCCTACAACGCGGCAGCGAAGTTCTTCACCCCGTACAGCCTGGACACGGCGCGTGACCACGACCTGCGCATCTCGCACGTGGCCATCGACCGCCAGCACGCCTCCATGGAGGACAGCAACTGCTGGTTCCCGCTGCCGCTCATGCGCCGATGGGCGCAACAGGGCCGATTCCAGCTGGCGGCCCGCTGCCACGGTGCGCCGACCAACCGCAGCCAGCGGCACACGGTGGAAGTGGACGTGCCCGTCATCCTGCAACGCTGCCTGGAGGATGGCGTCGATGCGGCGGTGCTGGTGCCGAACTGTCCCGTGTGCCACCAGACCTTGAGCCTCACGGCGCGGGCCCTGGAGGCTGCGGGGATCGCCACCGTGATCATGGGGTGCGCGCTGGACATCGTGGAGCACGTCGGCGTGCCGCGCCTGCTGTTCTCGGACTTTCCCCTGGGCAATGCGGCGGGCAAGCCGCACGATGGCACGTCCCAGGAGGCGACGCTCGCCCTGGCTCTCGATCTGCTGCAGACGGCGACCGGACCCCGCACGACGGTGCAGTCACCGCAACGCTGGAGCGTGTCCGCCGATTGGAAGCCGGACTACTGCAACCCCGAGCGTGCATCGCCCGCCGAACTCGCGCGGTTGCGGGCCGACTTCGACGCGGGCAAGGAGACGGCCCGCGCCCGGCGAGACCTCGGCGCGGAGAGGCGATAG
- a CDS encoding branched-chain amino acid ABC transporter permease, with translation MTIDWWLLFEIVLSGLGAGGLYALTGLAFVTIYKATRVVNIAIGEMLMVGAYLFFAFSAGLNLPVWAAILAALVASGAFGALVERVMIRPMLGESPISSFMVTVGLGSILVGIVELVWTADQQRLPEFFPAAPVKIGDAMLSSKVVWGFAVAVLLIGAVLLALRFWRGGVALRATASDQQAAYSMGIDVPRVFSLAWVGAAMIACVAGIVVGSIGGISSVMGVFGLSVLVVVIFGGLDSVLGALVGGLVVGMVEALAGFYLGGEYRLLATFLLLVLVLLVRPYGLFGTHEIERL, from the coding sequence ATGACCATCGACTGGTGGCTCCTGTTCGAGATCGTGCTGTCCGGCCTGGGGGCGGGCGGCCTGTACGCCCTCACCGGCCTGGCGTTCGTCACCATCTACAAGGCCACCCGGGTCGTCAACATCGCCATCGGCGAGATGCTGATGGTCGGCGCCTACCTGTTCTTCGCCTTCAGCGCCGGCCTGAATCTGCCCGTGTGGGCCGCCATCCTCGCGGCGCTGGTGGCCTCGGGCGCGTTCGGCGCGCTGGTCGAGCGCGTGATGATCCGGCCCATGCTCGGCGAGTCGCCGATCTCGTCGTTCATGGTGACGGTCGGCCTGGGCTCCATCCTGGTCGGCATCGTGGAACTGGTGTGGACCGCCGACCAGCAGCGCCTGCCGGAGTTCTTCCCGGCCGCGCCGGTGAAGATCGGCGACGCCATGCTGTCGTCCAAGGTGGTGTGGGGGTTCGCGGTGGCCGTGCTGCTGATCGGCGCCGTGCTGCTGGCCTTGCGCTTCTGGCGCGGCGGTGTCGCCCTGCGGGCCACTGCCTCGGACCAGCAGGCGGCCTACTCGATGGGCATCGACGTGCCGCGGGTGTTCTCGCTCGCCTGGGTCGGCGCCGCGATGATCGCCTGCGTCGCCGGCATCGTGGTCGGCTCCATCGGCGGGATCTCCTCCGTGATGGGCGTGTTCGGCCTGTCGGTGCTGGTGGTGGTGATCTTCGGCGGCCTCGACAGCGTGCTGGGCGCGCTGGTGGGCGGCCTGGTCGTCGGCATGGTCGAGGCCCTGGCGGGGTTCTACCTCGGCGGCGAGTACCGCCTGCTGGCCACCTTCCTGCTGCTGGTGCTGGTGCTGCTGGTGCGCCCCTACGGCCTGTTCGGCACCCACGAGATCGAGAGGCTGTAG